A region from the Oceanidesulfovibrio marinus genome encodes:
- a CDS encoding methyl-accepting chemotaxis protein, with product MDETEGLLGPEAVPASAKTLDGAAAMLRNSLATASGKERFLLEATTITDSGTPLAIVDQEGGIRLVSRGFADLVDKPISRIQGELITSVLGDDAADILRGDTHGLQVNLQTPARHLRLIIHADWLPTTGQEPMLIISLADAESIAQECKDLQGQQARLLEIGSQISGLAQRVAAAGEQLYASADEQARGAQQQKDQSESVATAMEEMAATVLEVAQNASATSEAADGARRSASEGAQLVGQAVDGIHRVSSHTEKLSTVLDQLGEQSSQIGQIIGVINDIADQTNLLALNAAIEAARAGEAGRGFAVVADEVRKLAEKTMAATKEVEASISTIQSRATEATESMRVTEEQVHQSTELSNRAGQALETILGAIENMVERITQIATAAEQQSAAADEINQSVEEIATIARDSEEGALQTADATKSMTKLAQELLGLAVSLAGNADDQTKFWKSEGQMRGVLPKMMQDFIHEHYGEKISAKVSNALGNPVFLPGVNYPDQVLKQMAHEVGQATNTSTKDVFIAFGKYTVPKFKKMYRRYFKHENLKELYLDMDRVHEQLTKDYPGIQPPRFTYDDKGDTLVMEYTSGRGLFEYFEGIIKGAADFFDKPVSVKITPLTREKARAEIRFL from the coding sequence GTGGACGAAACCGAGGGCCTGCTCGGTCCCGAAGCCGTTCCGGCCTCGGCCAAAACGCTCGATGGCGCGGCGGCGATGCTGCGGAACTCCCTGGCCACAGCATCCGGCAAGGAGCGTTTTCTCCTGGAGGCGACGACCATTACCGACTCCGGAACTCCGCTGGCCATCGTAGATCAGGAAGGGGGCATCCGTCTGGTCAGCCGCGGTTTCGCTGACCTGGTGGACAAGCCGATTTCGCGCATCCAGGGCGAGCTCATCACCTCGGTGCTGGGAGATGACGCTGCGGACATTCTCCGCGGCGATACGCATGGCCTGCAGGTGAACCTGCAGACTCCGGCCCGGCATCTCCGGCTCATCATCCATGCCGACTGGCTGCCCACGACCGGGCAAGAGCCCATGCTCATCATCAGTCTGGCGGACGCCGAATCCATCGCTCAGGAGTGCAAGGACCTGCAGGGACAACAGGCGCGGCTCCTGGAGATCGGCTCACAGATCAGCGGCCTGGCCCAGCGCGTTGCCGCCGCGGGCGAGCAGCTTTACGCCTCGGCCGATGAGCAGGCGCGAGGGGCTCAGCAGCAGAAGGATCAGTCCGAGTCTGTGGCCACGGCCATGGAGGAGATGGCAGCCACTGTGTTGGAGGTTGCGCAAAACGCATCGGCCACGTCCGAGGCCGCGGACGGAGCGCGCCGCTCAGCCAGTGAGGGCGCCCAGCTCGTGGGCCAGGCCGTGGACGGCATCCACCGCGTTTCCAGCCATACCGAAAAGCTCTCCACCGTGCTCGACCAGCTCGGTGAGCAGTCCAGCCAGATCGGCCAGATCATAGGCGTGATTAACGACATCGCCGACCAGACGAACCTGCTGGCCCTGAACGCGGCCATCGAGGCCGCGCGCGCCGGAGAGGCGGGCAGAGGCTTTGCCGTGGTGGCCGACGAGGTGCGCAAGCTTGCCGAGAAGACCATGGCCGCCACCAAGGAGGTGGAGGCTTCCATATCCACCATCCAGTCGCGGGCCACCGAGGCCACGGAATCCATGCGCGTCACCGAGGAGCAGGTGCATCAATCCACGGAGCTCTCCAATCGCGCCGGCCAGGCCCTGGAGACCATTCTCGGGGCCATCGAGAACATGGTGGAGCGGATCACGCAGATCGCCACGGCCGCGGAGCAACAGTCAGCAGCGGCCGACGAGATCAACCAGTCCGTGGAGGAAATCGCCACCATCGCGCGAGATTCCGAGGAGGGCGCGCTCCAGACGGCCGACGCCACCAAGTCCATGACCAAGCTGGCTCAGGAGCTTCTGGGTCTTGCCGTCAGCCTGGCCGGCAATGCGGACGATCAGACCAAGTTCTGGAAGTCCGAAGGTCAGATGCGCGGCGTGCTGCCCAAGATGATGCAGGACTTTATCCACGAACATTACGGGGAGAAGATTTCGGCAAAGGTTTCGAATGCCCTGGGCAACCCCGTGTTTCTGCCCGGCGTCAACTATCCGGATCAGGTGCTCAAGCAGATGGCGCACGAAGTGGGCCAAGCCACGAATACGAGCACGAAAGACGTCTTCATCGCATTCGGCAAGTATACCGTGCCGAAGTTCAAGAAAATGTACCGCCGCTACTTCAAGCATGAGAACCTGAAGGAGCTGTACCTGGACATGGATCGGGTGCACGAGCAGCTGACCAAGGATTATCCCGGCATCCAACCCCCGCGCTTCACCTATGACGACAAGGGCGATACACTGGTGATGGAGTACACATCGGGGCGCGGCCTGTTCGAGTATTTCGAGGGCATCATCAAGGGCGCTGCGGACTTCTTCGACAAGCCCGTCTCGGTCAAGATTACGCCCCTCACCCGGGAAAAGGCTCGGGCGGAGATTCGATTCCTCTAG
- the radA gene encoding DNA repair protein RadA, which translates to MAKERTVYVCSSCGARTPQWRGQCPTCREWNTLSETVDRTRTTSSGSGRPPRPAPPPGSGLPGAPVVLGDLSPDISKPEPTGLGGLDRLLGGGLAPGSAVLLGGPPGVGKSTLLLQLAGALAKAGKGVLYISGEESLGQLRGRAERLGALSPGLEALATSRLEDALPALESGEQRLVILDSVQTVASPRTDGLPGSVGQVRAVAAECLELAKVRGFAIVLVGHVTKEGHIAGPKLLEHMVDTVLAMEGDKQNTHRILRVLKNRFGSDRELAVFSMEREGLAEVTDPSTLFLEDRDPSLSGSALAMAVEGNRPFAVEVQALAAKSYLAMPRRTGLGVDVNRLNLLLAVLEKRLSVNLGQWDIYAKTAGGMRMQDPGMDLALVAAVLSSYYDRPLPPAAVFWGELDLNGRIRPVSGHDIRLEQARRLGWKPIFCPMSKKSEQGVIVPETLADLQKRLFGA; encoded by the coding sequence TTGGCGAAAGAGCGCACGGTGTACGTCTGCAGCTCATGCGGCGCGCGTACGCCGCAATGGCGCGGACAGTGCCCCACATGCCGGGAGTGGAACACACTCTCGGAAACCGTCGACAGAACTCGTACCACTTCCTCCGGCTCCGGAAGGCCCCCGAGGCCGGCTCCGCCGCCCGGCTCCGGTCTGCCCGGCGCGCCCGTCGTTCTGGGCGATCTCTCTCCCGACATCTCCAAACCGGAACCCACCGGCCTGGGAGGTCTCGACCGCCTTTTGGGCGGCGGCCTCGCCCCCGGCTCCGCCGTGCTCCTGGGTGGTCCGCCCGGGGTAGGTAAATCCACTTTGCTTCTCCAGCTTGCCGGCGCACTGGCCAAGGCAGGCAAGGGCGTGCTCTACATCTCCGGCGAGGAGTCCCTGGGGCAGCTTCGCGGCCGCGCCGAACGGCTCGGCGCCTTGTCGCCCGGTCTGGAGGCGCTGGCCACAAGCAGGCTGGAGGACGCCTTGCCTGCGCTGGAGTCCGGCGAGCAGCGGCTGGTGATCCTCGACTCCGTGCAGACCGTGGCCTCGCCCCGGACGGACGGCCTGCCCGGCAGCGTGGGGCAGGTGCGCGCCGTAGCCGCCGAGTGCCTGGAGCTGGCCAAGGTCCGCGGTTTCGCCATCGTCCTGGTGGGCCACGTGACCAAGGAGGGCCACATTGCCGGGCCCAAGCTGCTGGAGCATATGGTGGACACGGTGCTGGCCATGGAGGGGGACAAGCAGAACACCCACCGTATCCTGCGCGTGCTTAAGAACCGTTTCGGCTCCGACCGCGAGCTGGCCGTCTTCTCCATGGAGCGCGAGGGGCTGGCCGAGGTCACGGACCCGTCGACCCTGTTCCTGGAGGACCGCGATCCTTCCCTGTCCGGCTCGGCCCTGGCCATGGCCGTGGAGGGCAACCGGCCCTTTGCCGTGGAGGTGCAGGCCCTGGCTGCCAAGAGCTACCTGGCCATGCCGCGGCGCACCGGCCTGGGTGTGGATGTGAACCGGCTGAACCTCCTGCTGGCCGTGCTGGAGAAGCGCCTTTCCGTCAACCTGGGCCAATGGGACATCTATGCCAAGACCGCAGGCGGCATGCGCATGCAGGACCCCGGCATGGACCTTGCCCTGGTGGCCGCGGTGCTCTCATCCTACTATGACCGGCCCCTGCCGCCAGCGGCGGTGTTCTGGGGCGAGCTGGACCTCAACGGCCGCATTCGTCCGGTTTCCGGCCACGACATCCGCCTGGAGCAGGCCCGGCGTCTGGGCTGGAAGCCGATCTTCTGCCCCATGTCCAAAAAGTCCGAGCAAGGGGTAATTGTTCCGGAGACTTTGGCCGATTTGCAAAAGCGGCTGTTCGGCGCATGA
- a CDS encoding DUF3426 domain-containing protein: MIVQCPSCSTKYNLPDDKAKEGAKVRCSVCKHVFPLIGPTDLEAPAEPPVPEPEPQPEPEPEAQIPPTDEEVFSQSFNDEEEIDFGDFGDLGIEGLDDLDETSVASEPGGAVDFGDLAGEGEDTIDFGDLAGEEEEAGETIDFGDLEGEEEEGAEAPTEFGPAEVDMEEGEDSFEDIFGKKEVPEDLAVELDGGEGEEPASEIEEAAAAAEAADSRIGVDEDLFDIDAQNEKRAKESLTKKKVKKKIKKEKPGKEKKKSNPIASVIVFAVLLLFAGGVIAYLYAPDLLKSIPFIGSLVETPGAPAPAQPKAPKPAAGQKPASEAPAPVADIKDLALKDIQQNYVENEKVGELFVVQGSVVNNFKTPKELIRIEASLFDANGLPVVTKKQLIGNTLTLFQLQMLTMEEIDKELQDKVGIVTSNTNIPSGGEVPFVVVFANPPQNVAEFGVKIIEAKDPPADKAQ, encoded by the coding sequence ATGATCGTTCAATGCCCCAGTTGCTCCACCAAGTATAACCTTCCTGACGATAAGGCCAAGGAAGGCGCCAAGGTCCGCTGTTCTGTCTGCAAGCACGTGTTTCCGCTGATCGGCCCCACCGATCTGGAAGCGCCGGCCGAGCCGCCGGTCCCGGAACCCGAGCCGCAACCCGAGCCAGAGCCCGAGGCGCAGATTCCTCCGACCGACGAGGAGGTCTTCTCCCAGTCCTTCAATGACGAGGAGGAGATAGACTTCGGCGATTTCGGCGACCTCGGCATCGAGGGGCTGGATGACCTGGACGAGACCTCCGTGGCTTCGGAGCCCGGCGGAGCCGTCGACTTTGGCGATCTTGCCGGCGAAGGTGAGGACACCATCGACTTCGGCGATCTGGCTGGCGAAGAGGAAGAGGCCGGCGAGACCATCGATTTCGGCGACCTCGAAGGTGAGGAGGAAGAGGGGGCCGAGGCCCCGACGGAGTTCGGGCCCGCCGAGGTGGACATGGAGGAGGGCGAAGACTCCTTCGAGGACATCTTCGGCAAGAAAGAGGTGCCCGAGGATCTGGCTGTGGAGCTCGATGGTGGCGAGGGTGAGGAACCTGCCAGTGAGATCGAGGAGGCTGCCGCGGCGGCCGAGGCGGCCGACTCCCGCATCGGGGTGGACGAGGACCTCTTCGACATCGACGCCCAGAACGAGAAGCGCGCCAAAGAGTCCCTGACCAAGAAAAAGGTCAAGAAGAAGATCAAGAAGGAGAAGCCGGGAAAGGAAAAGAAGAAGAGCAATCCGATTGCTTCCGTCATCGTTTTCGCCGTTCTCCTGCTCTTTGCCGGCGGCGTCATCGCCTATCTCTATGCGCCGGACCTTTTGAAATCCATTCCCTTCATCGGCTCGTTGGTGGAGACGCCCGGTGCGCCTGCTCCAGCGCAGCCCAAGGCTCCAAAGCCGGCTGCCGGCCAGAAGCCCGCGTCAGAGGCTCCCGCACCCGTGGCCGACATCAAGGATCTCGCCCTCAAGGACATCCAGCAGAACTACGTGGAGAACGAGAAGGTTGGCGAGCTCTTCGTGGTCCAGGGGTCCGTGGTCAACAACTTCAAGACCCCCAAGGAGCTCATCCGGATCGAAGCCTCGCTGTTCGACGCCAATGGCCTCCCCGTGGTGACCAAAAAGCAGCTCATCGGCAACACCCTCACCCTGTTCCAGCTCCAGATGCTGACCATGGAAGAGATCGACAAGGAGCTGCAGGACAAGGTCGGTATCGTCACCTCCAACACGAATATCCCCTCCGGCGGCGAGGTGCCGTTTGTCGTGGTCTTCGCCAACCCGCCGCAGAATGTGGCCGAGTTCGGAGTCAAGATCATCGAGGCCAAGGATCCGCCCGCCGATAAAGCGCAGTAA